Proteins encoded in a region of the Paracoccus alcaliphilus genome:
- a CDS encoding DUF982 domain-containing protein yields MGLMIEISWGKPLTLVAENGDTVQISTIEQAKYWLRKRWPVVDDARHSAVAAIQGAMECMLPVQAARRAFLVAAQTAGFKPLLKAA; encoded by the coding sequence ATGGGGCTGATGATAGAAATAAGCTGGGGCAAACCCCTCACACTCGTCGCCGAAAATGGTGACACCGTACAAATCTCGACAATCGAACAGGCGAAATACTGGCTGCGCAAGCGCTGGCCGGTCGTGGATGACGCGCGCCACAGCGCGGTCGCAGCCATCCAGGGCGCGATGGAATGCATGTTGCCGGTTCAGGCCGCACGCCGCGCCTTTCTTGTGGCGGCACAGACCGCCGGGTTCAAACCCCTTTTGAAGGCGGCCTGA
- a CDS encoding IS110 family transposase has product MTTISMLAIDLAKGSFQVCAIGLDGAVLYNRVLSRTRLTNLLAEQSACVVAMEACATSHYWGRVAQSHGHEVRLVPAVYVKPFVKRQKNDKADAEAIAEAASRPTMRFVAVKSAETQGRAVAFRTHQCLVRQRTQLINALRGHLAEFGLVAPKGPASLKVLENALADPASDVPGHVREMGAIYVEQIARLTEVIGRLAEELEAASRTDTQLRRLCTIPGIGPVTAGAVAAFAPDLATFDSGRNFAAWLGLVPKQRSTGGKTRLGSVSKMGQTDIRRLLIVGAMSVIRWVVRKGGSANRWLAALVMRKPKMVAAVALANKMARMIWALTTKEQDYRMA; this is encoded by the coding sequence ATGACAACGATCAGCATGTTGGCGATCGACTTGGCGAAGGGCAGTTTCCAGGTCTGCGCGATCGGGCTGGACGGGGCGGTTCTATATAACCGTGTGCTGTCGCGGACCCGTCTGACGAATCTCCTTGCCGAACAGTCGGCCTGCGTGGTGGCGATGGAGGCCTGCGCCACGTCGCATTACTGGGGCCGGGTGGCGCAGTCCCACGGTCACGAGGTGCGTCTGGTGCCAGCGGTGTATGTGAAACCGTTCGTGAAACGACAGAAAAACGACAAGGCGGATGCCGAAGCCATCGCCGAGGCCGCGTCGCGCCCGACCATGCGGTTCGTGGCCGTGAAGAGTGCCGAGACGCAGGGCCGCGCAGTGGCGTTTCGGACGCATCAATGTCTGGTGCGGCAGCGCACGCAGCTCATCAACGCCCTCCGCGGACATCTGGCCGAGTTCGGGCTGGTGGCGCCGAAGGGGCCCGCGAGCCTGAAGGTTCTGGAGAATGCACTGGCAGATCCGGCCAGCGATGTGCCAGGCCATGTTCGGGAGATGGGCGCGATCTACGTCGAGCAGATCGCGAGGTTGACAGAGGTGATCGGACGACTGGCGGAAGAACTCGAGGCCGCATCAAGGACAGATACGCAACTTCGTCGGCTGTGCACCATCCCCGGGATCGGCCCGGTCACCGCCGGAGCTGTTGCGGCATTCGCACCGGATCTTGCCACGTTCGACAGTGGGCGCAATTTTGCCGCTTGGCTCGGCCTGGTGCCGAAACAGAGGTCGACGGGTGGAAAAACCAGACTGGGTTCGGTCAGCAAAATGGGGCAGACCGATATCCGCCGCCTGCTGATCGTCGGTGCCATGAGTGTGATCCGCTGGGTTGTCCGCAAGGGGGGCAGCGCGAACCGTTGGCTGGCCGCGCTGGTGATGCGCAAACCGAAGATGGTCGCGGCCGTTGCGCTGGCGAACAAGATGGCCCGGATGATCTGGGCGCTGACGACAAAAGAACAGGATTACAGAATGGCGTGA
- a CDS encoding thiolase domain-containing protein: MTSDIYIVGSGHTKFGRLQETLEELIVAAAQEAITEAGIDPAEIDAVFLGHFNSGLVPDGFASSLIHQAHPALRFKPAARCENACASGAAAIHAGLNMIRAKGARNVLVVGAEKMTHRSTADVTTALAGAGYQNDPGEAALSFPQVFALAAQAYAGRYADPLDAMARIAAKNHTNAMKNPLAQMHKPLSYEFCREVSEKNPLIAPPLRLSDCSLVTDGAAAVVLTSQPSAARRVRIAAAGHVSDYLPMGRREFIAFEGPERAIRQAYEVAGITVGDLDFAEVHDCFTPAELLIYEAMGLTPRGQGARAIEDGTVMADGRTPVNLSGGLKAKGHPVGATGVSMHALAFRQLTGQAGDMQRKGAEWGLTFNMGGAAVANYATVLQAVGI; the protein is encoded by the coding sequence ATGACATCCGACATCTACATCGTTGGCAGTGGCCACACGAAATTCGGCCGCCTGCAGGAAACGCTCGAAGAACTGATTGTCGCCGCCGCACAAGAGGCGATCACCGAGGCCGGGATCGACCCGGCCGAGATCGACGCGGTGTTTCTGGGGCATTTCAACTCGGGCCTTGTGCCGGACGGTTTCGCCTCGTCGCTGATCCATCAGGCCCATCCCGCCCTGCGGTTCAAGCCTGCTGCGCGTTGCGAGAATGCCTGCGCCTCGGGCGCGGCGGCGATCCATGCCGGGCTGAACATGATCCGTGCCAAAGGCGCGCGCAACGTGCTGGTGGTGGGGGCCGAAAAGATGACCCATCGCAGCACGGCGGATGTGACCACGGCCCTTGCCGGGGCCGGCTATCAGAACGATCCGGGCGAGGCCGCGCTGAGCTTTCCGCAGGTATTCGCGCTCGCGGCGCAGGCCTATGCCGGGCGATATGCCGATCCGCTGGACGCGATGGCCCGTATTGCCGCCAAGAACCACACCAATGCGATGAAGAACCCGCTGGCGCAGATGCACAAGCCATTAAGCTATGAATTCTGCCGTGAGGTCAGTGAGAAGAACCCGCTGATCGCACCGCCGCTGCGGCTCTCGGATTGCTCGTTGGTGACGGATGGCGCCGCCGCCGTGGTCCTGACATCCCAGCCGTCGGCGGCCCGGCGCGTCCGGATTGCCGCAGCCGGGCATGTCTCGGATTACCTGCCGATGGGCCGCCGTGAATTCATCGCCTTCGAAGGGCCAGAGAGGGCGATCCGGCAGGCTTATGAGGTTGCCGGGATCACCGTCGGCGATCTGGACTTCGCCGAGGTGCATGACTGCTTCACCCCGGCCGAACTGCTGATCTATGAGGCGATGGGCCTGACGCCCAGGGGACAAGGCGCGCGCGCCATCGAGGATGGCACGGTGATGGCCGATGGCCGGACCCCGGTGAATCTCTCGGGAGGTCTGAAGGCCAAGGGTCATCCGGTGGGCGCGACGGGCGTATCCATGCACGCGCTGGCGTTTCGGCAACTGACCGGACAGGCAGGGGACATGCAGCGCAAGGGCGCCGAATGGGGCCTGACCTTCAATATGGGGGGCGCGGCGGTCGCCAACTATGCCACTGTGCTGCAAGCGGTGGGGATCTGA
- the yghU gene encoding glutathione-dependent disulfide-bond oxidoreductase produces the protein MKDDYTPPKVWKWEKDNGGEFASINRPIAGPTHDKDLPVGQHPLQLYSLATPNGQKVTIMLEELLEAGFDAEYDAWLIRIGEGDQFGSGFVAANPNSKIPALMDHSVTPPRRVFESGSILVYLAEKFGAFLPRDPAARTEALNWLFWQMGSAPFLGGGFGHFYAYAPVRIEYAIDRYTMEVKRQLDVLNRHLADHRFMAGEEYSIADMATWPWYGQLIAGKAYGDAATFLDAGIYGNVRRWYDEIAARPAVRRGIMVNKTSGKPAEQLWERHDASDFLTRTQDKISEKTEG, from the coding sequence ATGAAAGACGACTATACCCCGCCCAAGGTCTGGAAATGGGAAAAAGACAACGGCGGCGAGTTCGCCAGCATCAACCGCCCCATCGCCGGGCCGACCCATGACAAGGACCTGCCGGTCGGTCAGCATCCCCTGCAGCTTTATTCACTGGCCACGCCCAACGGGCAGAAGGTCACGATCATGCTGGAGGAGCTGCTGGAGGCCGGGTTCGATGCCGAATACGATGCGTGGCTGATCCGCATCGGTGAAGGCGACCAGTTCGGCAGCGGTTTCGTGGCGGCGAACCCTAATTCCAAGATCCCGGCGCTGATGGATCATTCGGTCACGCCACCGCGGCGGGTGTTCGAATCCGGCTCGATCCTCGTCTATCTGGCCGAGAAGTTCGGCGCCTTCCTGCCGCGTGATCCCGCTGCACGGACCGAGGCACTGAACTGGCTGTTCTGGCAGATGGGTTCGGCGCCCTTCCTTGGCGGCGGTTTCGGGCATTTCTACGCCTATGCGCCGGTCAGGATCGAATATGCCATCGACCGTTACACGATGGAGGTGAAGCGGCAGCTTGATGTGCTTAACCGGCATCTGGCCGACCACCGTTTCATGGCGGGCGAGGAATATTCCATCGCCGATATGGCGACCTGGCCCTGGTACGGGCAGTTGATCGCGGGCAAGGCCTATGGCGATGCGGCGACCTTCCTTGACGCCGGGATCTACGGGAATGTGCGTCGCTGGTATGACGAGATCGCCGCACGTCCCGCCGTTCGGCGCGGGATCATGGTCAACAAGACCTCGGGCAAGCCTGCCGAACAGCTGTGGGAACGCCATGACGCCTCGGATTTCCTGACCCGGACGCAGGACAAGATCAGCGAAAAGACCGAGGGGTAA
- a CDS encoding DUF6634 family protein → MLKDPLKMLSRSIDSLAPAAEQLPPSLHGYSKVTTARASIVETHFGRILALLCAFSPCSNDLAHAIVLEAWQPCLSMQGFPALWGVLMNDPRLGRRPVLTPRLLVIDRSAGWARSLQGLIRLGLLDVTEN, encoded by the coding sequence ATGCTGAAAGATCCGCTGAAGATGCTATCCCGCTCTATCGACTCACTCGCTCCGGCTGCCGAGCAGTTGCCGCCATCCCTTCACGGCTACTCAAAGGTCACAACAGCCCGTGCATCGATCGTCGAAACGCATTTCGGGCGCATTCTCGCCTTGCTTTGCGCATTCTCGCCTTGCTCCAATGATCTCGCACACGCGATCGTCCTTGAGGCCTGGCAGCCCTGCCTTTCCATGCAAGGGTTTCCTGCGCTTTGGGGAGTTCTGATGAATGATCCCCGCCTCGGGCGCCGCCCTGTGTTGACACCGCGACTGCTGGTGATTGACCGATCTGCTGGCTGGGCCCGCAGCTTGCAGGGCTTGATCCGTCTGGGTCTGTTGGATGTCACCGAGAACTGA
- a CDS encoding DMT family transporter: MAAPAQRPLLGILLKCGSVTVFTAMAALVKVTSDGGLGVPPGQQVFFRSFFALPVILLWLAARGQLRVGLKTHRPMGHFYRGIVGTTSMALGFWALALLPFPEVTAIGYAAPLLVVIFAAMFLGEDVRIFRLGMVGLGLTGVLIVLSPQLGTSGAQDPLRTLGAILALGAACCAALAQIFVRKLVQEERISAIVFWFSVTSTVLGLATLPFGWVLPDPQTAALLVMTGFLGGLGQILLTSAYRFADASLVAPFEYSSMVLALLIGWFIFGEAPTRVVVTGATLVILAGILIIWRERQLGIERTRQRKAMTPQG, from the coding sequence ATGGCAGCCCCAGCACAACGGCCACTTCTTGGCATTCTTTTGAAATGCGGCAGCGTCACCGTGTTCACGGCAATGGCGGCGCTGGTCAAGGTGACCTCGGATGGCGGGCTGGGCGTGCCGCCGGGGCAGCAGGTGTTTTTCCGCTCGTTCTTTGCGCTGCCTGTGATCCTGCTGTGGCTGGCCGCGCGGGGTCAGCTGCGCGTCGGGCTGAAGACCCATCGCCCGATGGGCCATTTCTATCGCGGCATCGTTGGCACCACATCCATGGCGCTGGGTTTCTGGGCACTGGCGCTGCTGCCATTCCCCGAGGTGACCGCCATCGGCTATGCCGCGCCGCTGCTGGTGGTGATCTTCGCAGCGATGTTTCTGGGCGAGGATGTGCGCATCTTTCGCCTCGGCATGGTCGGGCTGGGGCTGACCGGCGTGCTGATCGTGCTGTCGCCGCAACTGGGGACCTCTGGCGCGCAAGACCCGCTGCGCACCCTTGGCGCGATCCTGGCGCTTGGCGCGGCCTGCTGCGCGGCGCTGGCACAGATATTCGTGCGCAAGCTGGTGCAGGAAGAGAGGATCTCGGCCATCGTCTTCTGGTTCTCGGTCACATCAACGGTTCTGGGGCTGGCAACGCTGCCATTCGGCTGGGTGCTGCCCGACCCGCAAACGGCGGCGCTGCTGGTGATGACCGGATTTCTGGGCGGGCTGGGACAGATCCTGCTGACCTCGGCCTATCGCTTTGCCGATGCCTCGCTGGTGGCGCCGTTCGAATATTCCTCGATGGTTCTCGCGCTGCTGATCGGCTGGTTCATCTTCGGCGAAGCCCCCACCAGAGTGGTCGTGACCGGCGCGACACTGGTGATCCTTGCCGGTATCCTGATCATATGGCGCGAACGGCAGTTGGGGATCGAACGCACCCGCCAACGCAAGGCCATGACGCCGCAAGGGTGA
- a CDS encoding helix-turn-helix domain-containing protein: MSYRHSMTCYTEGIQRTAPVQWRGLDGLVSVFWEAQADTGATGYYLSPDPRIMLFFNDVSSHIRMSNRSDGIGRDCRPMTRAIYVPAGVPLWTRTHLRHRFSHLDLHIHQDRLLRFLSPSVGRSAALTALRRPVEIEDVDPIETLAGLLVNEVVAPARHAVFAENLVGSIASGLLEIPDRNPDHCQGGLTAAQMKRLDARLASRNDRRLSVAEMARTVGLSESWFAHAFKKTTGKTPLQWQLGQRIERVQTLLVEGDLSLADIAAQLGFSDQAHLTRTFRQITGETPAAWRRARLLA; this comes from the coding sequence ATGAGTTATCGGCATTCGATGACGTGCTATACCGAGGGAATCCAGCGGACAGCGCCGGTTCAGTGGCGCGGGCTGGACGGTCTGGTCAGCGTGTTCTGGGAGGCGCAGGCGGATACCGGTGCGACCGGCTATTACCTGTCACCTGACCCTCGTATCATGCTGTTTTTCAACGATGTTTCGTCGCATATCCGCATGTCGAACCGCAGCGACGGGATCGGCCGGGACTGTCGGCCGATGACGCGGGCGATCTATGTTCCGGCGGGGGTGCCGCTGTGGACGCGGACCCATCTGCGGCACCGTTTCTCGCATCTGGATCTGCATATCCATCAGGACCGGTTGCTGCGCTTTCTGTCGCCTTCGGTGGGCAGATCGGCGGCGCTGACCGCCCTGCGCCGTCCCGTCGAGATCGAGGATGTGGATCCCATCGAGACCCTTGCCGGGTTGCTGGTCAACGAGGTGGTGGCACCCGCGCGCCATGCGGTCTTTGCCGAAAACCTGGTGGGCAGCATTGCCTCGGGCCTGCTGGAGATCCCGGACCGAAACCCCGACCATTGTCAGGGCGGGCTGACGGCGGCGCAGATGAAGCGGCTGGATGCCCGGCTGGCCAGCCGCAACGACCGCAGGTTAAGCGTGGCCGAAATGGCCCGGACGGTGGGGTTGTCGGAAAGCTGGTTTGCCCATGCCTTCAAGAAGACGACGGGCAAGACGCCCCTGCAATGGCAGCTGGGCCAGCGGATCGAGAGGGTCCAGACCCTGCTGGTCGAGGGCGATCTGTCGCTGGCCGACATTGCCGCCCAGCTGGGATTTTCCGATCAGGCGCATCTGACCCGAACCTTCCGTCAGATCACTGGCGAAACCCCAGCCGCGTGGCGGCGTGCGCGGCTGCTGGCGTGA
- a CDS encoding TonB-dependent siderophore receptor, producing the protein MFRERKRGRVGLHAVLLGCSALVAVVPTGLMAQQDTTMLSPIMVEGIAGDDDRRSIVATRSTAGSKMEADILDIPASVSVITSREIQRRGADTVEQVLQYSAGVVTDMYGSDDRFDIFKVRGLDAYTYRDGLTLGRAFGSVREEAYAFERVEVLRGANSTAFGISDPGGMVNYVTKRPRDERFGEVYATGGSFNRAEVGFDFGDRLNSDGSLTWRLTGKLRDADGEYDHSRDDQKFLMGGLTWRPDDATSLTLVVDHLDSDGVPTSGGHPMGLDFDRETFFGEPDFFYRSVERSTASLMFEHDFGGGLSFSSNARYSDADTGQGYAYISATPTDGSTLAKRSFIRNSGWARAFIADARLQYDTQFQGIASRTLIGIEYRDARSESESFYGASSAGVGEGIDWTNPIYTGAPDDIPQTGHSRSDQETKSVYVQQELTFERLIASAGIRHDWIDTTQTNLMAGTADSGDVSETTGRFALTYKITPEISAFASYAESVVPAALTVEPERGKQYELGVKYQPAGSNTLLTAAIYDLTKHNITRTNPQTQLPETIGEVRVRGLDIEAKAELADNISLTAAYAYMDSEVVESGTTDINGNRLSLVPKHVASVWVDYTLAGNGMRGDMTFGLGARFNGQLYAEDANNFSIGGNTIFDAAYSYQVNDNTQLSLNVSNLFDREYVAYTGWGADFYNPGREVSATLRRTW; encoded by the coding sequence ATGTTCAGGGAAAGAAAACGCGGCCGGGTCGGCCTTCATGCCGTCCTGCTGGGATGCTCGGCCCTGGTGGCCGTCGTGCCGACCGGCCTGATGGCGCAGCAGGACACCACCATGCTGTCGCCCATCATGGTCGAGGGCATCGCCGGCGATGACGACCGCCGCAGCATCGTCGCGACCCGCAGCACCGCGGGCAGCAAGATGGAGGCCGATATTCTGGATATCCCGGCTTCGGTCTCGGTCATCACCTCGCGGGAAATCCAGCGCCGCGGCGCCGACACGGTCGAGCAGGTGCTGCAATACAGCGCCGGGGTGGTCACCGACATGTATGGTTCGGACGACCGTTTCGACATCTTCAAGGTCCGTGGTCTGGATGCCTATACCTATCGCGACGGGCTGACCCTTGGCCGCGCCTTCGGATCGGTGCGCGAAGAGGCCTATGCCTTTGAGCGGGTCGAGGTGCTCCGGGGCGCGAACTCGACCGCCTTCGGCATCTCGGACCCCGGCGGCATGGTCAATTACGTCACCAAGCGCCCCCGCGACGAACGCTTTGGAGAGGTCTATGCGACCGGCGGATCGTTCAACCGGGCCGAGGTCGGCTTTGATTTCGGCGACCGGCTGAACAGCGACGGCTCGCTGACATGGCGCCTGACCGGCAAGCTGCGCGATGCGGATGGCGAATATGACCATTCCCGCGACGACCAGAAATTCCTGATGGGCGGCCTGACATGGCGTCCCGACGATGCCACCAGTCTGACCCTCGTCGTCGATCATCTGGACAGCGACGGCGTACCCACCAGCGGCGGCCATCCGATGGGTCTGGATTTCGACCGCGAAACCTTCTTCGGAGAGCCGGATTTCTTCTATCGCTCGGTCGAACGCAGCACCGCCAGCCTGATGTTCGAACATGATTTCGGCGGCGGGCTCAGCTTCAGTTCGAACGCGCGTTACAGCGATGCCGATACCGGGCAGGGCTATGCCTATATCTCGGCCACGCCCACCGACGGCTCGACGCTGGCAAAGCGCAGCTTCATCCGCAACAGCGGCTGGGCCCGGGCCTTCATTGCCGATGCGCGGCTGCAATATGACACGCAGTTTCAGGGCATCGCCAGCCGGACGCTGATCGGCATCGAATATCGCGACGCAAGGTCGGAATCCGAAAGCTTCTATGGCGCCAGCTCGGCAGGTGTCGGCGAGGGGATCGACTGGACCAACCCGATCTATACCGGCGCGCCGGATGACATTCCGCAAACCGGCCATTCCCGCAGCGATCAGGAAACGAAATCCGTCTATGTCCAGCAGGAACTGACCTTCGAGCGGCTGATCGCCTCGGCCGGGATCAGGCATGACTGGATCGACACCACTCAGACGAACCTGATGGCGGGCACCGCCGACAGTGGTGATGTCAGCGAAACCACCGGCCGTTTCGCCCTGACCTACAAGATCACGCCCGAGATTTCGGCCTTTGCCAGCTATGCCGAGTCGGTGGTGCCCGCCGCGCTGACCGTCGAGCCCGAGCGTGGCAAGCAATATGAGCTTGGCGTCAAATACCAGCCCGCCGGTTCGAACACGCTGCTGACGGCGGCAATCTATGATCTGACCAAACACAACATCACCCGCACCAATCCGCAGACCCAATTGCCCGAAACGATTGGCGAGGTTCGGGTGCGTGGTCTGGATATCGAAGCGAAAGCGGAACTGGCTGACAATATCAGCCTGACGGCGGCCTATGCCTATATGGACAGCGAGGTCGTCGAAAGCGGCACCACCGACATCAATGGCAATCGCCTGTCGCTGGTCCCGAAACATGTCGCCTCGGTCTGGGTGGATTACACGCTGGCGGGCAACGGCATGCGCGGCGACATGACCTTTGGTCTGGGCGCGCGCTTCAACGGCCAGCTTTACGCCGAGGACGCCAACAACTTCTCGATCGGCGGCAATACGATCTTCGACGCCGCCTACAGCTATCAGGTCAACGACAATACCCAGCTGTCGCTGAATGTCAGCAACCTGTTTGATCGGGAATATGTGGCCTATACCGGCTGGGGCGCGGATTTCTATAACCCCGGTCGCGAGGTTTCCGCCACCCTGCGCCGGACGTGGTGA
- a CDS encoding iron-siderophore ABC transporter substrate-binding protein, translated as MLLSVRPLAALAFGAAALAACAAMAQEPGFPVTVEHALGTTVIPARPERVATVSWANHEVPLALGVVPVGFAAANFGDDDGDGLLPWVAARLQELGAEPPALFDEGDGIDFEAVAATRPDVILAAYSGLSRADYETLSQIAPVVAYPDAAWATDWRQMIRLNSAGLGMQAEGEALIDRIEAEIDEATAAHPALQGRTAMFVTHLDTTNLSTVSFYTVHDTRVKFFADLGLKAPQSVLDASDGGQFSGQISAERIDAFDDVDIVVTYGSDSLLQAMQADPLMSHMPAVQNDAIVMLGRDPLGTAANPTPLAISWVLKDYVALLARAANNSE; from the coding sequence ATGCTGCTGTCTGTCCGTCCCCTCGCCGCCCTTGCCTTCGGTGCCGCCGCGCTGGCCGCCTGCGCCGCCATGGCTCAGGAGCCCGGCTTTCCCGTCACCGTCGAACATGCGCTTGGCACCACCGTCATTCCGGCCAGACCGGAACGGGTGGCGACGGTGTCATGGGCCAATCACGAGGTGCCGCTGGCGCTTGGCGTGGTTCCGGTCGGCTTTGCCGCCGCGAATTTCGGCGATGACGATGGCGACGGGCTGCTGCCCTGGGTGGCCGCGCGGCTGCAGGAACTGGGGGCCGAACCCCCTGCCCTGTTCGACGAGGGCGACGGCATCGATTTCGAGGCGGTCGCGGCGACCCGGCCCGATGTGATCCTTGCGGCCTATTCCGGTCTCAGCCGGGCGGATTACGAAACGCTCAGCCAGATCGCGCCGGTGGTGGCCTATCCCGATGCGGCATGGGCGACCGACTGGCGGCAGATGATCCGCCTGAACAGTGCCGGGCTGGGGATGCAGGCCGAGGGCGAGGCGCTGATCGACCGGATCGAGGCCGAAATCGACGAGGCCACCGCCGCCCATCCCGCCTTGCAGGGCCGCACGGCGATGTTCGTCACCCATCTGGACACGACCAATCTCAGCACCGTCAGCTTCTATACCGTCCATGACACGCGGGTGAAATTCTTTGCCGATCTGGGGCTGAAGGCGCCGCAAAGCGTGCTGGACGCCTCGGATGGCGGGCAGTTCTCGGGCCAGATCAGCGCCGAGAGGATCGACGCCTTCGACGATGTGGATATCGTCGTCACCTATGGCTCGGACAGTCTGTTGCAGGCGATGCAGGCCGATCCGCTGATGTCGCATATGCCCGCCGTTCAGAACGACGCCATCGTGATGCTGGGCCGCGACCCGCTTGGCACCGCCGCCAATCCGACCCCGCTGGCGATTTCATGGGTGCTGAAGGACTACGTCGCCCTGCTGGCCCGCGCGGCCAACAACAGCGAATGA
- a CDS encoding FecCD family ABC transporter permease, protein MSLRHAAGSGRFRPLWLAALVAGLALLCMLSVRIGARPVGWQDVIAGLAGARDSIGQAAVATRIPRTALAMLAGAGLGLAGAVMQGVTRNPLADPGILGVNMGASLAVVVGIVWFGISSAQAYVWTAVLGAGLSAVFVYTIASLGRERATPLKLTLAGAATSVAFSSLVIAVVLPRSDIAGGVRSWQIGGVGGATFDAISHVLPFLAAGFALALLSARRLNSLALGDELAAGLGERVALARAMAALGAILLCGATTAVCGPIGFVGLVVPHMCRLLVGVDHRWLLPFSGLAGACLLLAADILGRIAARPAELDVGIVTAIIGAPFFIWIVRRQRVREL, encoded by the coding sequence ATGAGCCTGCGCCACGCAGCAGGTTCGGGCCGGTTCAGGCCGCTGTGGCTGGCCGCGCTGGTCGCCGGTCTGGCGCTGCTGTGCATGCTGTCCGTCCGGATCGGCGCGCGTCCGGTCGGCTGGCAGGATGTGATCGCGGGACTTGCTGGCGCGCGCGACAGTATCGGGCAGGCGGCGGTCGCGACCCGCATTCCGCGCACCGCCCTGGCGATGCTGGCGGGGGCGGGTCTGGGACTGGCGGGCGCGGTGATGCAGGGTGTGACGCGCAATCCGCTGGCCGATCCGGGCATCCTTGGGGTGAATATGGGGGCCTCGCTGGCGGTGGTGGTGGGGATCGTGTGGTTCGGTATCTCCTCCGCGCAGGCCTATGTCTGGACGGCGGTTCTGGGCGCGGGGCTGTCGGCGGTCTTTGTCTATACCATCGCCTCGCTGGGGCGCGAACGGGCGACGCCGCTGAAGCTGACGCTGGCCGGAGCGGCGACCTCGGTGGCGTTCTCGTCGCTGGTGATCGCGGTGGTGCTGCCGCGCAGCGATATCGCGGGCGGCGTGCGCTCGTGGCAGATCGGCGGCGTCGGCGGGGCGACCTTCGACGCCATCTCTCATGTGCTGCCGTTTCTGGCGGCGGGGTTTGCGCTGGCGCTGCTGTCGGCGCGGCGGCTGAACTCGCTGGCGCTGGGGGATGAACTGGCCGCCGGTCTGGGAGAGCGCGTGGCCCTTGCCCGCGCCATGGCGGCGCTGGGGGCGATCCTGTTATGTGGTGCGACCACGGCGGTCTGCGGGCCGATCGGCTTTGTCGGGCTGGTCGTGCCGCATATGTGCCGGCTGCTGGTGGGGGTCGATCACCGCTGGCTGCTGCCCTTCTCGGGTCTTGCCGGGGCCTGCCTGCTGCTGGCCGCCGATATTCTGGGCCGCATTGCCGCCCGCCCGGCCGAGCTGGACGTGGGCATCGTCACCGCCATCATCGGCGCGCCGTTCTTCATCTGGATCGTCCGCCGTCAAAGGGTGCGGGAACTGTGA